A window of the Lysinibacillus irui genome harbors these coding sequences:
- a CDS encoding ornithine--oxo-acid transaminase, whose protein sequence is MTKSQQVIEQTQNFGAANYHPLPIVISEAEGAWVKDPEGNKYLDMLSAYSAVNQGHRHPKIIAALKEQADKVTLTSRAFYSENLGEWYELVGKLTNKEMVLPMNTGAEAVETAFKAARRWAYDVKGVEDGKAEIIACNGNFHGRTMLAVSLSSDEEYRRGFGPMLPNVKLVDYGNLEALKAAITPNTAAFLIEPIQGEAGIVIPPEGFLKAARELCRENNVLFIADEIQAGLARTGKMFACDWEEVEPDMYILGKALGGGVFPISCVAANRSILGVFNPGSHGSTFGGNPLACAVSIASIKVLLDEKLAERSHELGEYFKGKLREINNPVIKEVRGRGLFIGMELTEAARPYCEKLKELGLLCKETHDTVIRFAPPLVISQEDLDWSIEQIEKVFKL, encoded by the coding sequence ATGACAAAAAGTCAACAAGTTATTGAACAAACGCAAAATTTTGGTGCAGCAAACTATCATCCACTGCCAATCGTAATTTCAGAGGCTGAGGGTGCTTGGGTTAAAGATCCAGAGGGCAACAAATACTTAGATATGTTATCTGCTTATTCAGCTGTAAACCAAGGTCATCGTCACCCAAAAATTATCGCTGCTTTAAAAGAGCAAGCAGATAAAGTAACGTTAACTTCTCGTGCATTTTACAGTGAAAACCTAGGTGAATGGTATGAGCTAGTAGGTAAATTAACAAATAAAGAAATGGTATTACCAATGAATACAGGTGCTGAAGCTGTAGAGACTGCGTTTAAAGCAGCTCGTCGTTGGGCATATGATGTAAAAGGCGTAGAAGATGGTAAAGCTGAAATTATCGCATGTAATGGTAACTTCCATGGTCGTACTATGCTAGCTGTATCTTTATCTTCTGATGAAGAATACCGTCGTGGCTTCGGTCCAATGTTACCAAACGTTAAACTAGTAGATTACGGTAATCTTGAAGCATTAAAAGCGGCTATTACACCAAATACTGCTGCATTTTTAATTGAACCAATTCAAGGTGAAGCTGGTATCGTTATTCCTCCAGAAGGTTTCTTAAAAGCAGCTCGTGAACTTTGCCGTGAAAACAATGTATTATTCATCGCAGACGAAATTCAAGCTGGTTTAGCACGTACTGGTAAAATGTTTGCTTGTGATTGGGAAGAAGTAGAGCCAGATATGTACATCCTAGGTAAAGCACTAGGTGGCGGTGTATTCCCAATTTCTTGTGTGGCTGCAAACCGTAGCATCTTAGGTGTCTTCAACCCAGGCTCACACGGTTCAACTTTTGGTGGTAATCCTTTAGCATGTGCAGTTTCTATTGCATCTATTAAAGTTTTACTTGATGAAAAATTAGCAGAGCGTTCTCATGAGCTTGGCGAATATTTCAAAGGTAAATTAAGAGAAATTAACAACCCAGTCATTAAAGAAGTACGCGGTCGTGGTTTATTTATCGGTATGGAATTAACAGAGGCTGCTCGTCCATACTGTGAAAAACTAAAAGAACTAGGCTTATTATGTAAAGAAACACATGATACAGTTATCCGTTTTGCACCACCACTAGTGATTTCTCAAGAGGATTTAGATTGGTCAATCGAACAAATTGAAAAAGTATTTAAACTTTAA